One genomic segment of Sanyastnella coralliicola includes these proteins:
- a CDS encoding BadF/BadG/BcrA/BcrD ATPase family protein, whose protein sequence is MILIADSGSTKCDWLLIDKSGEHLGEYKTMGLNPYFHSAEVVESTLRDNAELLKLADKVEHVFFYGAGASTPNLMNIMTSGINAVFTNAQVVVDHDLVGAAYAAYDGEPCIAAILGTGSNSCFFDGNEVREEVPALAYILGDEGSGSWFGKQLLREYFYKQLPQDLRCSFEQEFNVSKDDLVEKVYNNRHANVWLAAFMRFVGKHNDHPHVQNWVTDGIREFVKVHIKCFPEHTSVTTHFIGSIGYYFNDVLTRVCKEEGVILGEVIKKPIHRLAQFHVDYLIPQLQGS, encoded by the coding sequence ATGATCCTTATAGCAGATAGCGGCTCTACCAAGTGCGATTGGTTGTTGATTGATAAGTCGGGCGAACACCTCGGTGAGTACAAAACCATGGGCTTGAATCCATATTTCCATTCAGCGGAAGTAGTGGAATCAACGCTGCGTGACAATGCAGAACTGCTCAAACTCGCCGATAAAGTCGAGCACGTGTTTTTCTACGGTGCCGGAGCATCTACTCCGAACCTCATGAATATCATGACCAGCGGAATCAACGCGGTATTCACCAATGCGCAAGTGGTCGTTGATCACGATTTGGTAGGGGCTGCCTACGCTGCCTATGATGGTGAGCCTTGCATTGCAGCCATTCTAGGAACAGGATCAAATTCTTGCTTCTTCGACGGCAATGAGGTTCGTGAAGAAGTACCAGCACTTGCGTACATTCTGGGGGATGAAGGTTCTGGTAGCTGGTTTGGGAAGCAACTACTTCGTGAGTACTTCTACAAGCAGCTTCCGCAAGATTTACGTTGTTCTTTCGAGCAGGAGTTCAATGTGAGTAAAGACGATCTTGTAGAGAAAGTGTACAACAACCGTCATGCGAATGTATGGTTAGCTGCTTTCATGCGTTTCGTTGGTAAACACAACGATCATCCACATGTGCAGAATTGGGTGACTGATGGCATTCGAGAATTTGTGAAGGTGCACATTAAGTGTTTTCCAGAGCATACGTCTGTCACTACGCACTTTATTGGTTCTATTGGATACTACTTCAATGATGTCTTGACTCGTGTTTGTAAGGAAGAGGGTGTTATCTTAGGCGAAGTGATTAAGAAGCCAATCCATCGCTTGGCTCAGTTTCACGTTGACTATCTTATCCCTCAATTACAAGGATCATGA
- the gap gene encoding type I glyceraldehyde-3-phosphate dehydrogenase translates to MKKVAINGFGRIGRLSLRQLLNKEGVDIVAVNDLTNVDVLAHLFKWDSIHGKFEGEISVDGNDLIINGDRIKVYSERNPENLPWAELGVDVVIESTGVFRDREGAGKHLTAGAKRVVISAPAKGDITTVVLGVNEEVLSPEDNIVSNASCTTNCLAPMVKVLNDTFGIEKGYITTIHAYTADQSIQDAPHSDLRRARAAALSMIPTSTGAASAVGKVLPEMKGKLDGRAVRVPTPDGSITDFTVILKKDVTVEEVNAAMKNAADGPLKGILEYTTEELVSVDIVGNTHSCIFDSSLTSANGNLVKVFGWYDNEAGYASRVADLVVKMG, encoded by the coding sequence ATGAAAAAAGTAGCGATCAACGGATTCGGCCGCATCGGCCGTCTGAGCCTTCGTCAGTTGTTGAACAAAGAAGGTGTAGATATCGTAGCGGTGAACGACCTTACTAACGTGGACGTGCTAGCTCACCTTTTCAAGTGGGACAGCATTCACGGGAAATTCGAAGGAGAAATTTCGGTTGACGGGAATGATTTGATCATCAACGGTGACCGTATCAAAGTATACAGCGAACGCAACCCTGAAAACTTGCCTTGGGCAGAACTTGGTGTTGACGTTGTGATCGAATCAACGGGTGTATTCCGTGATCGTGAAGGAGCTGGAAAGCACCTCACAGCTGGAGCGAAGCGTGTTGTTATCTCAGCACCTGCGAAAGGTGATATCACGACGGTAGTTCTTGGAGTGAATGAAGAAGTTCTCTCTCCTGAAGACAACATCGTGTCAAACGCAAGTTGTACAACGAACTGTTTGGCTCCAATGGTGAAGGTATTGAACGATACTTTCGGAATTGAGAAAGGATACATCACCACCATTCACGCTTACACTGCTGATCAAAGCATTCAAGATGCACCACACAGCGACCTTCGTCGTGCACGTGCTGCTGCCTTGAGTATGATTCCTACATCAACTGGAGCTGCATCTGCAGTAGGGAAGGTTCTTCCTGAAATGAAAGGGAAACTTGACGGACGAGCTGTGCGTGTCCCAACTCCAGATGGATCGATCACAGATTTCACTGTGATTTTGAAGAAAGACGTTACCGTTGAGGAAGTTAACGCTGCAATGAAAAACGCGGCTGATGGACCATTGAAGGGAATCCTCGAGTACACCACAGAAGAGTTGGTATCCGTAGATATTGTAGGAAATACACATTCTTGTATTTTTGACAGTTCCTTGACCTCGGCGAATGGAAATCTTGTGAAGGTTTTCGGTTGGTATGACAATGAAGCAGGATACGCTTCACGTGTTGCTGACCTTGTGGTCAAAATGGGATAA